ACTAAGAATTATGAAGCTTTTTTACTTAATAAATTCCGAAGAAAGTAAACAAACTAACCTGTTGTGGTTGCCCAAGGAAACTTGTGCCGGTATGGCAACTTGTTGCCAGGACAAGGTTGCAACCTTGAAAGTTTGGTCGATAGCGGCATTAGCTTtggaaaaagagaaaaatgtCGAAGGCGTCGGGATCTGAAGATGAGCCTTTGGTGCCAGACGACTTTGATGATGACTTCTACAAGGAGCTGTGTGACAAGATACCCGAGGTGAGTTGGTAACTACAATGTATTTCATATATGCCTTGGAATTCTCGCAGGCCACAAAAGCCTTGCGGCAAAAGGATACTCCCAACAATGCGGACAATGTCCAAAGATTACTTATTTGTGGCAGCCGCTACAAGAGCGATCTGCGCATGGAGAAGGAGCGGAGTCAGGAGCTGCGAAAGGAGATTGAGGGTCTCGAAGAGCGATTGGAGAACGCGGCTCGTGTGAGCAAAATGGACATGGCCACTATTGAGGAGCTCCGTGGCGTGATAGGTGGGTTCCTTTTAAAGAATCCAGggaaaaatatgttaaaacATTCCCATGACTAACTAGAGGGCGCTTGGAGACAAAAGGATGCTGCCCAAATCCGCGAGCAGTCTGCCCAAGATGAAGTTTTGAGTCTTCGGGAAAAGCTGGATGAAGCCGAGGCGATGATAGTCCATCTCAACGAAAAGCGAATCGCCATGAGCAAGCGAGATGATGGCAAGGAGCGGGAACGCCTCACTGCCGAGATAAATGAACTCAATAAGCGTCTGGTATTACAAAGGACCTACTGCACCGAATTGGATAGAACCATTGAAGGTTTGGAGGCCAAGAATAAGGAACTGGTGAAGCTGCTAGATGTGAGTAAATGATTCACAATGATATAAACATATCCATTACCCACCCAACTTATTGTGTTTAGGAAACCTCCAGCGACGCCTGTAATCTTAAACGTAAAAGTGATGCCTTAACCAAGGAACTCTCTACAATGAAATCGGAGGAATCCCGGTACCAGGAGCAAATCTCCCAAATGAAGTCCGCCAACGAGCACTTGACCAAAGTAAAGGTGCGACAGAACCTACAGATCCTGTCGCTTAAAACGAATCTGGAGCACTTGAACACCCAGCACAATGCCACGAACAACAAGCTGGCGAAGATTACCGTAGATCTGGAATACACGGTGCAGGAGAGAGATAAGAACAAAAGAGCCCTGAACCAGAGAATCAATTTGCTGAAGGTTCGAGAGGATGAGTTGATCAAAGTGCGTCAGGACAATGGCAAGCTGGCCAAGTCCCAGGAGACTATTGCCCGGAAATATGCAGGTCTGGATGAAGCCAAAAGAGAGGTCGAGCAGGAAAACATAAGACTAAAGTAAGTGACTTTCTATTAGCAACATTTAGAAAACCTAGAATACTCCTACAGAACCCAACTGGGCACCCAGGACAAGGAGCTGGAATCTATGCGAAGAGTAGTCCACCACTTCGAGAAGAACAACGAGAACTTAACCAAGGAGAGGGACTGTTTGAGGCGAGACCTCCAGACCACGCACCAACACCTGGATCACAGCAGTGCCCAACATCAGGAGTCGCAGCATGAGGTTCGAGCCCTAAAGGACACCATCAGCAGCATGGACATTAAGCTGAAGAAGCTCAATGAGGATGCCACCAAACTAAAGAAGGAGAAGACCAAAAAAATGGACGAGATACAGCACTGGATAGACAAGCTGGATGCCTTGCAAAGTAATACATTCTTATTGATATTTTACAAGTTAAACTTTAAACCATTCCCCCATTAGACGAATTGCATTTGAAGGAAAACTACGAAATCGAACTGAAGCGCACCATCAGCGACTTGGAGACCAAGTGCTCAAAGTTCCAGCAGCAATATGACGTCCTGGCCAACGAGAGGCACACCCTCCAAAGGAACGTCCAGGCGGCGGATGAGGAGCGACAGAAGCTGCGCGATCAGTTGGTCAACCTTCAGGCGGTTGTGGAGAAACTCAAAGGCAAGGTTGGCTACCGGGATGCGGAACTGTCCAAACTGCAGCTCCAAATAGACCGCATGGAAAAGGAACGGCGTCTGATGCGGAACGACATCCGCCACGCCCAGCTAGGCCAACAACACACAAAGGCGGAGCTGCTGGACAAGCGCAAGGAGAACGACCGACATGCCAAGTCTCTCCAGGAGGATGAACAAAAACTGACTCGGCTACGCAAAGATGTGGACAACCTGATGAACGAGAAGAACGCCATCAGCGCGGCACTCACCAAGCGGAACGAGGAGTATGAGCAGTTGAAGCATAATCTGGCGAACCTTCAAACCGTCTATGACCAAACCCAGAGGCAGTGCAGCCAGAGCCAGGATGACATACGCCTGATGGGCATTGAAATTAAGAACCTGCGCACGGAGAGAGATGTGTTGAGGACGGATCGGGAGAGTGCGGCAGACCTACGGCAAGAGCTTCTCCAGATGCACCGAATGCTCAACCAGGAGCGGATCAAGGCTCGCGCACTGCAGGACGAGATGGTGACCCCAATGAATGTGCACCGCTGGCGCCTGCTCAGCGGAAAGGATCCCGAAAAGATGGACCTGCTAGGGCGCATCGCCATTCTGCGCAAACAGTTGCTGCAACAAAATGTGGCAGCTTTGGAGCAGGAGCGGGCTTTGAACGAAGCTCAGCAGTTGTACGCCGCCCTTCGGGAGTTTATGCTAAAGTTGCCCAGTCACAAAGTTCGGGCGGAGCTAAATAGTGTCAAGGTGGGTCTTTATACGCATGAGTTATAGGTCATTTAtgacttttatttttcttatggaCAGGCCACGTTGTCCGCCAAGGATCGCAAGCTAAAGATCCTGAAAGCAGAGCTGAGTGCCAGAGAGGCGGATGAAAAATCGAAGAAGCAGAAACTGGAGGAGATGCGGGTTAATCTGGCCATGACCAAGACCCAGCTACTGGAGGAGAAGAAACACAAGCAGAAGCTCATCGAGGAGCGCCAGTTGCTGGACCAGATGCACTGCTACTCAGCACCGGCACAGCTCCCAAGAACTCTGGGCGCTGGGTTCAAAATGGTTGGCAATTTACTTTGAAAATATCAATCAGAAGGATAATATTTTTAGTAATTAAAGATAATTaaagtgtttttaaagataaaaacaaaagcagaaACATAAggtattttaagaaattaaactttaatgtaaaaaagtaatatttatGTTGTGTTTCTGACATATTTCTGTTAGTTTACGCTTAGGTGGATAATGGATACTACTTTGGCAGAGATCGGGGCCGGTGCATGGTCTTTTTGCAGTACTTTGACCTTTTGTCATGGTTCGAGGTGGAGGAACTGTCGAAAAGGGTGTCCAAGAACCTTTCGTCGTGAGGCGGGGCTGCGGGTGTTTTGCCGTCCCCGCAGCCAGTGTCGCACAGTTTCTGGagctgatgttgctgccgcAGCTGCTCCTGGAAGCCATTGATGAGGCACTCGCGGGCCTTTAAATCGATCTCGTTGATCCTCAACTCTGCAGTGGCGGCCTTAAGGCGTCGACTCTGCTTGCGGTTTATCCGCTGCTGGACACAGAGCTTCTCCCGCACGCTGGGATCGGGCATGTGCTTGATAGTTCGCTTAAGGCCTTCGTACTGGCGCTTAGACTCCTCCAGACTCTTGGCCATGTTTTCCCGCTCCAGGGAGAGCTTAATGTTTTGGCGCAGTAAGGTTTGGACCTTGCGCAGCAGCTCGAACCGCCTAGGATCCTTGCCGAGGAGGACGCGCCAGCGGTGAATGCGACAGGGGCGGGCCAGCTCCTCCCCGTAGGCGGTCACCCGCAGCCTTTCTTGATTCAGCAAGCGCTCCAGCCGAATCACATCCCGCCGCAGGGAAGCCTTGTTGCCCACCTCGCGCTGCATGCACTCGTGGGACATGCGGACGTTGGCCACCTCAAGCTTGAGCAGCCGGATGTCCTCCAAGCGCTGGTTGTACTGCATGGTGCCCCGATTGATGGCTTTCTGCATCATGGACAGACGTTCCTTGAGCAGACGCACTTCGTCGTTTCGCCTGACCATCTGCAAACCCACCAAACTCTTCTCCTTGTTCACCTCTTCCAGGGCACAGGACATGGTCTTGAAGCGCTGGTCGTCGGCGTCGATGGTGTGCTGCGACTGCTCCGCCCGGATCTTCATCTCCCGCAAGTCGGAGCGGGTGCTGGCCAACAGGCGCTCCTTCGAATGGATCTCGTTCTGCTTCTGTTTCACGGCCCTGTTCAGCTGCTCGATCTGGTTGCGGAGTGCGGATATCTCCTTTTCGTTTAGGGCTACCGTGTTAGCCAACTGGTTGATCTGGTGGGTCAACTTGGCCATCGTGCTCTGCAGCGTGGAGCGATCCCGCGAGCACAGGTCCATCGTCTTCATCAGCATCACCTTCTCCGAGTGGATGATCTCCATCTGCTTCTTGGCGTTTACATACGCCTGGTGCTTTTGCTGCAACTCCGACTGGATGAGCTCGAGGCGTTCGGTCTTAATCGACAGAGACTCTAAACGGAAGAGGAGATATTTAAATGGAAGGCACTCGAGGCATTCGAGGCACTCACCCTCCAGCCCATCAATCCTCTTCAACGTCTCATTCAGCTCCGCTGCCACCTCCCTCTTCTCGCGCTGAGCCTTCATCACCTGCAACTCCTTGTCATCCAGCTGCTTGTTGGCCCGGTGTAGGTCTTCCTGGACGTCCTGCATCTGGTGGCGCAATACGGCCATCTCGTGCTTCACACCAGCGACCATGTCGTTCAGTCGGGTGATCTCCATTCGGAGCTTCTCCCGTGTGCGCACCATGTCGTCCCTTTGGTGAAGGGCATCGTCCAGTTTCGAGTTGGCCATCGCTATCTTCTTCTCCTGCACCTTGATTTCATTGCTTTCGGGGATCATTCCTCATAGATATTAAGGTCAGTATACTTTTAACCATACACTTACTTATTAACGTATGCCTGATCTTGGAGttcggtattttttttggacaaCTGGAGGAATCTTCGCTCCAGGAACACGGTCTCGTCGCTCTTCTTCTTCAACTCCCGCTCGGCGTGCTTTCTGGCCGCCGTCAGTTCGCTCATGTCGCGACGCTGGGAGTTGTTCAATCGCTCCAGCATCTTGATGCTGGTCTGCAACTTGAACCTCTCCTCCTCGTTGGCGTGGTTCACCTTGGACAGGGTCACGTTTTCTCGGCTTAGGCGATCGCAGCGCACCTTCAGGGCGTCGTGGGCGATGTTTAGTTCTCCCAGTTGCTTGTCCTTAAAGACCAGCTCCTGGTTGCGGTGGAACAAGGCCTCCAATTCCTTGCCCAAGGTCGTGATCCTCTCCTCGTAGTTGAGAATCTCTTGATTGTGTGTGTTTTCCGTTCGGTATTGCTCCACCTCGATACTCCTTAGTTGCTGTCGCAGCTTCACGTTGGTCTCCTGGTTGGCCTCGATCATTCCCTCCAAGGATTCCGCGTAGAGGCGGTTCAGTTGAAGGCGCTTCACGTAGTCCTTTAGCTCGGCCGCCAGGCGATCCCGCTCGCGGTAAACCATGCTTCGTATGTGTCCCTCCCGCCTAAAAGCACCCCAGATTGAATTTCTTCTCTCCATTTCTCAAGTGGAAGCCACTTACCCTTTTGGGGTGTCCTGATCCAGGTTGGTGCTCCTGATAAACGACTGATCGTTTTGGGAGAAGGACAACAGCTGGAGCTGCAGGTTCTCCTGCCGGTTTTTGGACGCATCCTCGCTGCGCCAGGCGTCCTCCAGCGACTCCCGCAGGCGGTCCATCATCGCCTCCGAAGTGGCTGTGGTGCGAAGAGCCAGCTGCAGCTTTTCATCCGCGCTTCGGATCTTAATCTGCATGGCCTTGCCCTCAGCCAGCTCGGAGGCGTAGTGGCTGTGGAGCCTGGAGAGGATGTCCACGTAGTACTTGAACTTGGCGGCAAGCTCGCTGTTCTTCGTGAACACAGACTGCACGAACAGGTACGATCTCGCGAAGAAGTTGTCGTCTAGGTCCAGCAGCAGGTCCATTTGGGCCGCATCCTTGACGTCCTTGAAGCGCTCGGCAATGGAATGCAGGGATGGGTTGGACACGGAAGTCTTGGACGAGGTTGCCGAGGACTTGGCGGGCTTGGCTATCTTCACCTTGACCTTATTGTTCTTCCCCTTGGGGGATTCTGCGGTGTCCACCTTCTCCTCCACCATCTTCGCTCAAGAACGGCTCAACTTTCAACGGAAAATGGAGGAAAATGcctccaaaaacaaaagaacgaaaaacaaacaatagtAGTGTCAAGTTGGAGTGTGTTGTGAGGCAACTATCTAACAGGAATGACTTAAATTCTAAATTCTAAATTAAAGCACCCCCACCCgtacataaaaaaaagttaaaatattatttatttaagcatAAAATTGCGTATATTTGTTGAACTGAATTTACAGATTTCTGGTTGTTACATTTATACAAGTTCGaatcagaaaatatatgtatatatactcGTCTTTAGGGTATCAtagttgttattattgttgaaATTCAATGTAAGGACTCGTCGCGCCACATACATCTACGTACGTACTTAATTATACCAGCTAGGTCGGATAGAAACGCTTTAACATAGGGGAATTAATACATATTAAATTACgataaatcacaaaaaatgttTCGCAAAAATTTCTGCTACAATTAACGCCTACGGATTATCAGCCCGGACAATGGTACTCAACGctacaaaaatatacatttatcTACTCCCCCAACTGCATAACTGCAATATGTTGTAGTAAGGCCTGGCTAGTGACAGAGGACTTGCAGGTTAAAGCTAACGCATAGCGAGTTCTGGCCAACCCTGCCCCCAGGTGGCAGGGCCTGGCCCCCAAGCCCCAAACGATaaggcaaaaacaaaacttgatATTGGGGGGAATGCAAGCTATCTTATCCCGAAAGTTGCTGATATGAACAAAGGGTCGATGGCGTCAGATCGCTTGGCCGATAGGCCGATGGGCGGACGCTCGGTTGGTCGTTGTTTCAAagtaaaaaaagtttaaaactagGCTTATAtattcaggaaatatatatggTCTAAATAGGGTTCCTCTGTGCGGGAGGGGTGTTACGTATAAAGTAAAAAGAACAATGTTTGCAGCCCGATTGCGGTTCACAGTTAGCTTTTCCCCCCCGACCTCCTCCGCTTCTGCCACATTTTTGGTCAACAGCTGCGCCGGGTAGCGCCGTAGGCCAGTCCTAAGAGGCGGTCGCCGTGAGCCGCTCCTGCACGCTCGGCACCCCCTGGACTCCCATCCCGGAGCGCACTTCGCGCACGTAGCACTCGCGGCAGACGCGCACAGCCTTGGTCAGTCCGTACTTGGGCAGCGGGGCGGACGCGTTGGAGCAGACGCCGCAGAAGACGCCCCCGCAGTTGCGGCAGTGGTGGCGCCGCCGGAAGGCAGTGAAGGGCGTCTGGCAGGACATGCAGCGCGGCGCCTTGCCATCCGGAATCCAGGCTGGCGGCGCAAGCGTGGCTGCTGCCGTTGTGGCCACTGTTGCAGACGAAGGCATCTGGGTTTCGTTGTTGCTCTGCAGCCGCCGGCGACTCCCGCTCCTGGTGCTCACAGGGGAGTTCTGCTCGGAGCTGGAACTAGTGGAGGAGGCGCTGGAGGGCGTGTTGCTGCCCACGGAATTGTTGCGCTGTCGCTGCACTTGAATCTGCATCTGCTGCGGCTCctggtgctgttgctggtgtAGCTGGGAACTGCTTGTGGCTGTACTAGCAGATTCCTGATCCCCAAGACTCCGGCTGCGCATGACATGCGAGCGACTGGCGGCCAGCAAGCCTCCGCCACTTGGGCTGCTGTCGTCAACCGTGTTGTTTCGCTGCATACTGCCGCCGGCGGAATGGCGCTGGGCACCAGCATTGGCCTGGTTGCCGTTCCCTGGGCtaccaccgccaccgccggcGCTGAACACATTGTCCAGCTCGGGATTGACCTCCTCCGCTGAGTAAATGCTTTGGTTGGAGCCAGCGCTCTCCTGTATCACATCGTTTTCTGAGGCCCGGAACTCGAACAGCTCCGACTCCTTTGTCTTTTCCGGTATGTCGATCTCCTCCTGGGCGGACGACATGTTCATGAGGAATACACTGCGCAGGATTTGGCGCAGGTCGGAGGCGAAGTTCGTCTGCAACTGGTCGGCCACGCCGGCGATGCAGACGAACAGGCGGTGCAGCAAGTTCTCAGTGCTCCTGGAAAGATAATATGTCTTAGTTATAAACCCTTGAACTCCTCCCGGTCCTACTCACTTGAACTTGAGGCGGGCCGTGGTGTTCCGCATGGCCAGCGACACGTCGTCCGACAGCGAGGAGGCGGCACTGGTGTCGCCGCTGGCCTGGCTCGGCTCCCGATCCCTCTCGGCGTGCGTCGCCTCCGACTCGGTGGAGTCCAGGCTGCAGCGTTTCCGCCCACTGCGGGTTGTGCGATGCGGAtgcggctgcggctgctgctgatgctggtggtggtggtggcgctggtggtgatggtgatggtggcGATGGTGGTGTCTATGACTGTGACTGTGTCGGTGCCGGTGAACTGACTGGTGTGGCtgatcctgctcctgctctgGAGACTTGATTGTCGATTGGTCCGCCGATGGCTCCCCATCGCTGCTGGGCAGGCGAAGCCGCTgcaaggtgcggctggctgccAGCATGGCGGCACTGGTGCTGGGCTCGTCCTCCTGCCCGTCTCGCTGGCGCTGCTCCCCCGCTCCGTACTCATCATCTTCGCTGGCCACGAAGTTGTCAGTGAGAGGAACTTCCTGGGGTTGCAGCAAGTTGCCCAGGTTCGTGTTGGGTATGAGGTAGCCGGACGCGCAGTCTGCCGCCACAATGTCCTTGAGCAGCTGCTCCACGTCGGTGTCGTCGTCGGAACTGTCCAACTCCTCCTCTTCCACCTCAATatcgtcgtcgtcctcctcgtcctcgtcatcGCCGTCGCTCCAGTCCGCTGGGGGATGCGTGGAGCCCGTGGCCGCCGACGAGGTGGAGGCTATCGAGTGCGAGGGCGTGGGAGAGGGCGCGGGGGACGCGGTGGGCGTGCTGTTGGGCGAAAGCGACAACATGGACGGAGAACGATTCGCAGCCTTGTCCAGCACGGGGGCACTGCTACTGCTGttagtgttgttgttgttgtttcgcTGGTCCACCAGCCGCTCCACCGCCCTGTGCGTGTTGGTCGTCCCCGTGGGgtgtcctgtattgttattgttgttgttgttgttgttgctacttCTGCTAGATGTGGGATGGGTGCTGTGCTCCGGACTGGGGGCTTCGATGCTGCTGGAGCCGAGGGGGACCTTGGTGTTGATGTCCTCGTTGGTGCACAGGACCTTCTCCAGCTGGTACAGTTCCTCGTGGTTGAGGTTGCGCAGCAGGTCCCGGATCTTGATCAGGATGGTGCGGAAGGGGCGGAACATTTCGGACAGCTGGTCGCCCGGCATGTCCATGTTCAGGGGCCCCTTGGCGTACACCACCAGGCCCGCCACAATGGCCAGGCGCGGAATGGAGAACATCAGTCCCGGGTCGAAGGCGTCCACCATGTCCTGGTCGAGCAGACCAATCTTGAGAGCCCGCTGCAGGGTCTCCGAGAACAGGACGCCGATCCACTGCTGCATCTCGTACTCGTGGCGGGACTTGACCTGGACCATGGCGCTCACATAGCTGAGCTCGAACTCCGCAAAGAGGCGGTCGAAGATCTTCAGGCTCTCGTACAGCTGCTCGGTGGTGGAGTCGTTGAGGTCCAGCTGCAGGGTCTTGCTGTTGGGCACGTTGTTCCTCAAGCACTGGTCCCTGAGCAGCACCCGAACGTTGCCCAGGCTCTTGGTCACCGCCTGGGCCAGGGGGCGCATCTCCTTGCTCTCCGCCTCCCGGTTCATGATCGAGGACCCGGCTGCGAGGCACTCGGCGCCGAACCAGAGCTGGCCGGCGAGGTTCTCCTGCAGGACCTCCTCGGGGAACTTGGCGCGGAACGCCCTCGGGTCGCGATCCTCGCCCAGTAGCTCCTCCATGATCAGGTTTGTGATGGCCAGCACTTTGTCCTGCAAAGAAAGGGTGTAAGGATTAGCGCCAAACTCCCGCCAGAGTGGTTGGTTGAGGACTCACCTGGTTCAGCCGCAGCTTGCTGACCAGTCTGGTGCACCGGTCCGGTTCCGCTCGCCCATCGAAGCTGTCCAGCTCGCTGGCCACGGCTGTGAGGGAGCGATCCGCGTGGAAGAAGCGGGCCAGCAGCGATTTGTCATCAGCCTGCGAATGGGAATGCGACTTGGATGAGTAACTGGTCGAAGATAAGCCCGCTGGCTTGGTAGCGGTGGCAGTGGCGGCTTATCGCCGGCAAGTGCAACAAATTGAAATGGGAAATCGCTGAACTTGAGGGAGCGTGGGACACTGCAGAGCACGGCGGATTGTGGAAGATTTCGAGACTGGGGGTCGGGTCGGTGCGAGCCAGTGGCTCAACGATAGTGGTGACTCAACCAGCCACTAAACACGTACTCCCTATCATTCAGGCATATAGATGGCCGGCTTAATTGGCACGGCTAATTTTCGTCGATTTCACAACAGACCCACGAACCATGAATGTAAGTGGTTAGCAGTACAGTGCGGGACGAAACTGTAAGACAGTCTTCAAAATATAGAGCCCCTAATTCGGTCTACAAAGTGGGCAAGCCTACGCCCCAGAAAGCCATCCAGGGGAAGCCCAAAGATGATGCAATCCCAATGAGCCATTTTCCTCGTCTGGCCTCTAACATGCAACAAGTAGCCTGCAGAGTTCCATCAAATCACGTGGCTCCATTAAGCGGGGCTGCCAACCTCCACTGGGCGCACGAGATTTGGCAAAGGGGGAACACTGCTCCGGCCACATCCCGCCCGAACCCGAACCCCGAAGAGAGGAGGCGATAAAGCGAGTTATCGGCGGTTGAACTTGTTTCCACTGTACAGTGGTGTGCGCTCATGTGCtctgtttaaatattaaagcaGTAAGAGCAGCTGCCTGGCTGGTCGTGGAGGAGAGGAAACAAAATGTACGAAATGTGTTTATTTTAAAGGTAAACACGTCAAGTCGAAAGCGTTGACTCGAC
The Drosophila bipectinata strain 14024-0381.07 chromosome 3R, DbipHiC1v2, whole genome shotgun sequence DNA segment above includes these coding regions:
- the LOC108128073 gene encoding cilia- and flagella-associated protein 58 isoform X1, with the protein product MSKASGSEDEPLVPDDFDDDFYKELCDKIPEATKALRQKDTPNNADNVQRLLICGSRYKSDLRMEKERSQELRKEIEGLEERLENAARVSKMDMATIEELRGVIEGAWRQKDAAQIREQSAQDEVLSLREKLDEAEAMIVHLNEKRIAMSKRDDGKERERLTAEINELNKRLVLQRTYCTELDRTIEGLEAKNKELVKLLDETSSDACNLKRKSDALTKELSTMKSEESRYQEQISQMKSANEHLTKVKVRQNLQILSLKTNLEHLNTQHNATNNKLAKITVDLEYTVQERDKNKRALNQRINLLKVREDELIKVRQDNGKLAKSQETIARKYAGLDEAKREVEQENIRLKTQLGTQDKELESMRRVVHHFEKNNENLTKERDCLRRDLQTTHQHLDHSSAQHQESQHEVRALKDTISSMDIKLKKLNEDATKLKKEKTKKMDEIQHWIDKLDALQNELHLKENYEIELKRTISDLETKCSKFQQQYDVLANERHTLQRNVQAADEERQKLRDQLVNLQAVVEKLKGKVGYRDAELSKLQLQIDRMEKERRLMRNDIRHAQLGQQHTKAELLDKRKENDRHAKSLQEDEQKLTRLRKDVDNLMNEKNAISAALTKRNEEYEQLKHNLANLQTVYDQTQRQCSQSQDDIRLMGIEIKNLRTERDVLRTDRESAADLRQELLQMHRMLNQERIKARALQDEMVTPMNVHRWRLLSGKDPEKMDLLGRIAILRKQLLQQNVAALEQERALNEAQQLYAALREFMLKLPSHKVRAELNSVKATLSAKDRKLKILKAELSAREADEKSKKQKLEEMRVNLAMTKTQLLEEKKHKQKLIEERQLLDQMHCYSAPAQLPRTLGAGFKMVGNLL
- the LOC108128073 gene encoding cilia- and flagella-associated protein 58 isoform X2, encoding MRRVVHHFEKNNENLTKERDCLRRDLQTTHQHLDHSSAQHQESQHEVRALKDTISSMDIKLKKLNEDATKLKKEKTKKMDEIQHWIDKLDALQNELHLKENYEIELKRTISDLETKCSKFQQQYDVLANERHTLQRNVQAADEERQKLRDQLVNLQAVVEKLKGKVGYRDAELSKLQLQIDRMEKERRLMRNDIRHAQLGQQHTKAELLDKRKENDRHAKSLQEDEQKLTRLRKDVDNLMNEKNAISAALTKRNEEYEQLKHNLANLQTVYDQTQRQCSQSQDDIRLMGIEIKNLRTERDVLRTDRESAADLRQELLQMHRMLNQERIKARALQDEMVTPMNVHRWRLLSGKDPEKMDLLGRIAILRKQLLQQNVAALEQERALNEAQQLYAALREFMLKLPSHKVRAELNSVKATLSAKDRKLKILKAELSAREADEKSKKQKLEEMRVNLAMTKTQLLEEKKHKQKLIEERQLLDQMHCYSAPAQLPRTLGAGFKMVGNLL
- the LOC108128072 gene encoding cilia- and flagella-associated protein 58, with amino-acid sequence MVEEKVDTAESPKGKNNKVKVKIAKPAKSSATSSKTSVSNPSLHSIAERFKDVKDAAQMDLLLDLDDNFFARSYLFVQSVFTKNSELAAKFKYYVDILSRLHSHYASELAEGKAMQIKIRSADEKLQLALRTTATSEAMMDRLRESLEDAWRSEDASKNRQENLQLQLLSFSQNDQSFIRSTNLDQDTPKGREGHIRSMVYRERDRLAAELKDYVKRLQLNRLYAESLEGMIEANQETNVKLRQQLRSIEVEQYRTENTHNQEILNYEERITTLGKELEALFHRNQELVFKDKQLGELNIAHDALKVRCDRLSRENVTLSKVNHANEEERFKLQTSIKMLERLNNSQRRDMSELTAARKHAERELKKKSDETVFLERRFLQLSKKNTELQDQAYVNNNEIKVQEKKIAMANSKLDDALHQRDDMVRTREKLRMEITRLNDMVAGVKHEMAVLRHQMQDVQEDLHRANKQLDDKELQVMKAQREKREVAAELNETLKRIDGLEESLSIKTERLELIQSELQQKHQAYVNAKKQMEIIHSEKVMLMKTMDLCSRDRSTLQSTMAKLTHQINQLANTVALNEKEISALRNQIEQLNRAVKQKQNEIHSKERLLASTRSDLREMKIRAEQSQHTIDADDQRFKTMSCALEEVNKEKSLVGLQMVRRNDEVRLLKERLSMMQKAINRGTMQYNQRLEDIRLLKLEVANVRMSHECMQREVGNKASLRRDVIRLERLLNQERLRVTAYGEELARPCRIHRWRVLLGKDPRRFELLRKVQTLLRQNIKLSLERENMAKSLEESKRQYEGLKRTIKHMPDPSVREKLCVQQRINRKQSRRLKAATAELRINEIDLKARECLINGFQEQLRQQHQLQKLCDTGCGDGKTPAAPPHDERFLDTLFDSSSTSNHDKRSKYCKKTMHRPRSLPK
- the LOC108128071 gene encoding lateral signaling target protein 2 homolog yields the protein MDTFRKWLNKPKADDKSLLARFFHADRSLTAVASELDSFDGRAEPDRCTRLVSKLRLNQDKVLAITNLIMEELLGEDRDPRAFRAKFPEEVLQENLAGQLWFGAECLAAGSSIMNREAESKEMRPLAQAVTKSLGNVRVLLRDQCLRNNVPNSKTLQLDLNDSTTEQLYESLKIFDRLFAEFELSYVSAMVQVKSRHEYEMQQWIGVLFSETLQRALKIGLLDQDMVDAFDPGLMFSIPRLAIVAGLVVYAKGPLNMDMPGDQLSEMFRPFRTILIKIRDLLRNLNHEELYQLEKVLCTNEDINTKVPLGSSSIEAPSPEHSTHPTSSRSSNNNNNNNNNTGHPTGTTNTHRAVERLVDQRNNNNNTNSSSSAPVLDKAANRSPSMLSLSPNSTPTASPAPSPTPSHSIASTSSAATGSTHPPADWSDGDDEDEEDDDDIEVEEEELDSSDDDTDVEQLLKDIVAADCASGYLIPNTNLGNLLQPQEVPLTDNFVASEDDEYGAGEQRQRDGQEDEPSTSAAMLAASRTLQRLRLPSSDGEPSADQSTIKSPEQEQDQPHQSVHRHRHSHSHRHHHRHHHHHHQRHHHHQHQQQPQPHPHRTTRSGRKRCSLDSTESEATHAERDREPSQASGDTSAASSLSDDVSLAMRNTTARLKFKSTENLLHRLFVCIAGVADQLQTNFASDLRQILRSVFLMNMSSAQEEIDIPEKTKESELFEFRASENDVIQESAGSNQSIYSAEEVNPELDNVFSAGGGGGSPGNGNQANAGAQRHSAGGSMQRNNTVDDSSPSGGGLLAASRSHVMRSRSLGDQESASTATSSSQLHQQQHQEPQQMQIQVQRQRNNSVGSNTPSSASSTSSSSEQNSPVSTRSGSRRRLQSNNETQMPSSATVATTAAATLAPPAWIPDGKAPRCMSCQTPFTAFRRRHHCRNCGGVFCGVCSNASAPLPKYGLTKAVRVCRECYVREVRSGMGVQGVPSVQERLTATAS